From a region of the Dictyostelium discoideum AX4 chromosome 2 chromosome, whole genome shotgun sequence genome:
- a CDS encoding hypothetical protein (Similar to ZK1128.2.p), which translates to MSEIDTNDIKKEMDNKNYRDPTDNKELLKWTKKKRKRSNDSMHINNFYRYNPPNFKLLASKYPTFDKYIINKTEKIYNIDWKDSNATKELTRVLLDHDFGLRIELPDNYLCPTLTLRINYLYWISDQLKNLKIILNDNDNDNKIIKGIDIGTGTSCIFPLLGAKLFNNWSFIGIDIDDKVLEYAQNNITINSLNSKITLFKNEKNSDILLKLLNYKEGSNTFNSSNDDHQDNHDDDDDDEEYFADFCLCNPPFFKDLNENNNNKNNNPKSNCTGSVNEMVTDGGEFEFVKRIIKESFQLKCKIRFYTTMIGRKVNLNPLINILIKQYYLPKNQIQTTELVQGNTSRWVLSWYFLNKSTNLETKENNNINNNNNNNNNNNINNNNQFLTRMERRKLYREGITLNLDSDDNNNNNNNNNNNNNNNNNNNNNNNNNNNKIVEIIKLILDNNDIIYKTDENNIKYECKYLLNNVIVGSSIKLDRDIEFLFTIFIDLTTRLILFKPIDPKINNNNNNNNNNNNNNNNNNNNNNNNNNNNNKNNNNSCDGEIINSNLFFILKFLENIKNEIKLK; encoded by the exons aTGTCAGAAATAGATacaaatgatataaaaaaagagatggataataaaaattataggGATCCTACAGATAATAaggaattattaaaatggactaaaaaaaaaagaaaaagatcaaatgattcaatgcatattaataatttttacagATATAATccaccaaattttaaattattagcaAGTAAATACCCAACCTTTGATAAATA tataataaataaaacggaaaaaatttataatatagaTTGGAAGGATTCAAATGCAACTAAAGAATTAACAAGAGTATTACTTGATCATGATTTTGGTTTAAGAATTGAATTACCTGATAATTATCTTTGCCCAACTTTAACTTtaagaattaattatttatattggaTTTctgatcaattaaaaaatttaaaaataatattaaatgataatgataatgataataaaataataaaaggaATTGATAT aggTACTGGTACTTCATGTATATTTCCACTATTAGGTGCAAagttatttaataattggtcATTCATTGGAATTGATATAGATGATAAAGTATTAGAATATgctcaaaataatattactataAATTCtctaaattcaaaaataacattatttaaaaatgaaaagaatagtgatatattattaaaattattaaattataaagagGGGAGTAATACTTTTAATTCTAGTAATGATGATCATCAAGATAatcatgatgatgatgatgatgatgaggaaTACTTTGCAGATTTTTGTTTATGTAATCcaccattttttaaagatttaaatgaaaataataataataaaaataataatccaaaatcAAATTGTACAGGATCAGTAAATGAAATGGTTACAGATGGCGgggaatttgaatttgtaaaaagaataattaaagaatcatttcaattgaaatgtAAAATTCGATTTTATACAACAATGATTGGTAGAAAAGTTAACCTAAATCCATTAatcaatatattaattaaacaatattatttaccaaaaaatcaaatacaaACTACTGAATTAGTTCAAGGTAATACATCAAGATGGGTATTATCTTGgtactttttaaataaatctacAAATTTAGAaactaaagaaaataataatattaataataataataataataataataataataatattaataataataatcaatttttaacaaGAATGGAGAGAAGAAAATTATATAGAGAGGGGATAACATTGAATTTGGAtagtgatgataataataataataataataataataataataataataataataataataataataataataataataataataataataataaaattgtagaaattataaaattaatattagataataatgatataatttataaaacagatgaaaataatataaaatatgaatgcaaatatttattaaataatgttaTAGTTGgttcatcaattaaattggatagagatattgaatttttatttacaatttttataGATTTAACTACAAGATTGATATTGTTTAAACCAATTGACcccaaaattaataataataataataataataataataataataataataataataataataataataataataataataataataataataataataaaaataataataatagttgtgatggagaaattattaattcaaatttattttttattttaaaatttttggaaaatattaaaaatgaaattaaattaaaataa
- a CDS encoding hypothetical protein (PAP-1. 6/101) yields the protein MDRRDYSKEKYKYGDNDKDRRFSNDKIRHNFDEFTMPSNDRRDRDKDIDRYRDRYRDRDRYRDRDRDRDRDRDRERERERERERERSRSPNRNYSRNNNSSSYNSNNSSSSFDDGYKYRDMDRERDKYRENKRFDSSRNNEDHRSSIRPLSYDGYDDDDYGRSKRNKTEQYLKEMVASNGNQKRERLEDSIPDLPENREAREFLRNAPTKGLHQPLGKEVKVMQCWKCKFYGHRAIECTQTNPIAEYEKLKREDPMIQYNDHDDFGFNNNKNNNINNNNNNNNNNFIHKDRINKINNTNDENNDNNNKMNKRQKKLKQLQELLARAEENERKRKEKKRKRKEKKKIKASKKSHHRHSSDSDSSGGGSSDSDSDLSKDESYSSNESE from the coding sequence ATGGATAGACGTGATTATAGTAAggaaaaatacaaatatggagataatgataaagataggcgtttttcaaatgataaaataagACATAATTTCGACGAATTTACGATGCCCTCGAATGATCGTAGAGATAGAGATAAAGACATAGATAGGTACAGAGATCGATatagagatagagatagatatagagatagagatagagatagagatagagatagagatagagaaagagaaagagaaagagaaagagaaagagaaagatcACGGTCACCAAATAGGAATTATAGTAGaaataacaatagtagtagttataatagtaataatagtagcaGTAGCTTTGATGACGGGTATAAATATAGAGATATGGATAGGGAAAGAGATAAATACagagaaaataaaagatttgatAGTTCAAGAAATAATGAAGATCATAGGTCATCGATTAGGCCGCTATCTTATGATggatatgatgatgatgattatggACGTTCAAAGAGGAATAAAACTgaacaatatttaaaagaaatggtAGCTTCAAATGGTAATCAAAAGAGAGAAAGATTAGAGGATAGTATACCTGATTTACCAGAGAATAGAGAGGCAAGAGAATTCTTAAGAAATGCTCCAACTAAAGGTTTACATCAACCATTAGGAAAAGAAGTTAAAGTTATGCAATGTTGGAAATGTAAATTCTATGGTCATAGAGCAATAGAATGTACTCAAACTAATCCAATTGCTgaatatgaaaaattaaaaagagaaGATCCAATGATTCAATATAATGATCATGatgattttggttttaataataataaaaacaataatataaataataataataataataataataataattttattcataaagatagaattaataaaataaataatactaatgatgagaataatgataataataataaaatgaataaaagacaaaaaaaattaaaacagcTTCAAGAATTATTAGCAAGAGCAGAGGAAAATGAGAGAAAAAGGAAAgagaagaaaagaaaaagaaaagaaaagaaaaaaatcaaaGCCAGTAAAAAATCTCATCATCGTCATAGTAGCGATAGTgatagtagtggtggtggtagtagtgatagtgatagtgatCTCAGCAAAGACGAGAGTTATTCAAGTAATGAAagtgaataa
- the dstD gene encoding signal transducer and activator of transcription family protein (Similar to STAT): protein MSQREWTTASTSDLMSNLLNNHNSNNSNNNNNNNNNNNNNNNNNNDNNNNNNNNNNNNNNNNNNSNNQPLLRNASTNIFFGDDWTKQNTVGLLLDPLNRGTSFSNLLKSPTILGDTQQSQQPQSQHTMQQLFANDPTYQQHQQEQEQQHQMMGNTTSPKSFNPYVGLSQPMIVTNTGNFNTTTTTTTTSNNNNNNNNNNNNSNNNNNNNSMNINANTYEDGEDEPKTPPTPSNEPINWDMPNYRQNTASFHADININNTTNSHPTTLSSMMKNEIPTYSGQVSNEYEQPTKFQRISTYNEESLNDRLRGDNTGSINFLQAETSKLRSRQSSQDDLERNRSFQMTHYDTGCVPISTDYYNSLLTRYNNRPEFFERAKENQIQVINNNNVQLAIDLQNIYTSMKKDIDEENNELKNLLTIRILEPYDLRKIRECLEGLKSHLRIVDVLYNELKYVLNRKKPECCAALIITQQPYSQVIFRGGKGMGEIFKVQMIFGVLQPDNISPVYATINKSESNPNSTTKKEKPTTTPTLENAEASLNTQTWEAEFKNIKVNVSTRMTPSSLKFVATYKEKTSGKTVEKDVESVPGSPIIVITNESQWAEAAGKLLIADAFAHRDEITWEMFANVLHSHILTATHQTSEIKRKLHSWEFEYIQKNYFDGKVTVSKSECKTFWDRFGPILQTIHFKRHIEPLWYSGLIYGLITKSECNSYLTTLPEGSFLIRFSDSVPGAFAVAYVTNDESDRVKHYLVKPDDIGANKTLPDFLRERHQFKTLYQVDPSKRSLHPKSKDAELEPYYSKRLKQQQTNPGYVSL from the exons atgTCTCAAAGGGAATGGACAACAGCATCTACAAGCGATTTAATGTCGAATTTATTAAACAAtcataattcaaataatagtaataataataataataataataataataataataataataacaataacaataatgataataataataataataataataataataataataataataataataataataatagcaataaccAACCATTATTAAGAAATGCAAGTacaaatatcttttttgGTGACGACTGGACTAAACAGAATACagttggtttattattagacCCGTTAAATAGAGGTACaagtttttcaaatttattaaaatcaccaACAATATTAGGTGATacacaacaatcacaacaaccacaatctCAACACACCATGCAACAATTATTTGCAAATGACCCAAcatatcaacaacatcaacaagaacaagaacaacaacatcaaatgATGGGAAATACAACATcaccaaaatcatttaaCCCATATGTTGGTTTATCACAACCAATGATTGTAACTAATACtggtaattttaatacaacaacaactactacaactacatcaaataataataataataataacaataacaataacaatagtaataataacaacaataataatagtatgaATATTAATGCAAATACATATGAAGATGGTGAAGATGAACCAaaaacaccaccaacaccatcaaATGAACCAATTAATTGGGATATGCCAAATTATAGACAAAATACAGCATCATTCCATGcagatattaatattaacaacACTACAAATTCACACCCAACTACATTATCATCGATGATGAAGAATGAAATACCAACATATAGCGGTCAAGTATCAAATGAATATGAACAACCAACTAAATTCCAAAGAATTTCAACCTACAACGAAGAATCATTAAATGATAGACTTAGAGGCGATAACACAGGTAGCATTAATTTCTTACAAGCTGAAACATCTAAACTCAGATCACGTCAATCCTCACAAGATGATCTCGAAAGAAATAGATCATTCCAAATGACTCATTACGACACTGGTTGTGTACCAATCAGTACagattattataatagtCTATTAACACGTTACAATAATAGACCCGAATTCTTTGAGCGTgcaaaagaaaatcaaattcaagttatcaataataataatgttcaATTAGCTATTGATcttcaaaatatttatacttcaatgaaaaaagatattgatgaagaaaataatgaattaaaaaatttattaac aataagAATTTTAGAACCATATGATTTAAGAAAGATTAGAGAATGTTTAGAAGGATTAAAATCACATCTTAGAATTGTTGATGTATtatataatgaattaaaatatgTTTTGAATAGAAAGAAACCAGAATGTTGTGCAGCATTGATTATAACACAACAACCCTATTCTCAAGTTATTTTTAGAGGAGGAAAAGGTATGGGAGAAATATTTAAGGTTCAAATGATATTTGGTGTACTTCAACCCGACAATATCTCACCAGTTTATGCAACCATAAACAAGAGTGAGAGCAatccaaattcaacaaccaaAAAGGAAAAACCAACTACTACACCAACATTAGAGAATGCAGAGGCAAGTTTAAACACTCAAACTTGGGAAGCCGAATTTAAGAATATCAAAGTGAACGTATCAACTCGTATGACACCATCGAGTTTGAAATTTGTTGCAACCTACAAAGAGAAAACATCTGGTAAAACCGTTGAAAAGGATGTCGAAAGTGTGCCAGGTAGTCCGATCATTGTTATCACCAATGAGTCACAATGGGCAGAAGCAGCAGGTAAACTTTTAATAGCGGATGCATTTGCACATCGTGATGAAATCACATGGGAAATGTTTGCAAATGTACTTCATAGTCACATTTTAACAGCAACTCATCAAACTTCAGAGATTAAAAGAAAACTTCATTCTTGGGAATTTGAATATattcaaaagaattatttcGATGGTAAGGTTACAGTTAGCAAATCAGAGTGTAAAACATTTTGGGATCGTTTTGGTCCAATCCTTCAAACTATTCATTTCAAAAGACATATTGAACCATTATGGTATAGCGGTTTAATCTATGGTTTAATCACAAAGAGCGAATGTAATAGTTATTTAACAACACTCCCCGAGGGTTCTTTCCTCATTCGTTTTAGTGATAGTGTACCAGGTGCATTTGCTGTTGCTTATGTAACAAACGATGAAAGTGACCGTGTTAAACATTATCTAGTCAAACCTGATGATATTGGTGCAAATAAAACTTTACCAGACTTTCTTCGTGAACGTCATCAATTTAAAACACTTTATCAAGTTGATCCTTCAAAGAGATCTTTACatccaaaatcaaaagatgCAGAGTTAGAACCTTATTATTCAAAAAGActtaaacaacaacaaactaaCCCTGGTTATGtttctttataa